A region of the Brachyhypopomus gauderio isolate BG-103 chromosome 11, BGAUD_0.2, whole genome shotgun sequence genome:
AATGGATGAAGAGAttataatctgtgtgtgtgtgtgtgtgtgtgagagagagagagagagagagagagatacggaGAGAAAGGGTTGAAGAAGATTAGAGACCGATAAAGAGCTACAGTGAGTTGAAACGGTCCAGGTTTGGTTTCACATCAGCCTGTAAATTCATGATGCTGATTTCTGATCACATTTCTGATGGCTGGTTAGTGTGACCCAGGGCCTGGTGTGGGAGTTGGAGTGGACACTCCAACAGACAGTGTGGGGGTGGGGAAATGGagtttctatctctctccctgagtgtgtgtgtgtgtgtgtgtgtgtgtgtgttactgtttcTCATTGATTGTGTTTACTCAGGCTTCTCATTGCTGCCTATTACTGGAGACAGCAAGACACGCCCTGCCCTGCCGCATGGTGAAAGAGGATTAGTacagaaaaaaagatggaaagagagaaagagagtgagagatcgtgagagagattgagagattgtgagagagaaagaaaaaagagtttttttcacttttaaatACAGCAAACAAACTGCAAATAAACCAAttacatgtatatataatattgaATTTTGTGTGTAAGAATGTATGCATtatcatatatttatatatgaagAATTACAATTCTTGCTAGTAGAGCTATTTTAATCTGAggcagtgagggagagaaagggagagaaagaaaaagagagagagacaaaaatgaAAATAGAACGAggaagagaaagtgagagagaaagagggaggagagaaggagaaagccGTAGTGGTGAAAATGTTTGTAGTGGTGACGTCGAAAATCTCAGAATTGAATGGACATTTTAATAGAGAATTACAGCATTTATGAACACTGCATTTAACATTTAATCTGCTTCTGCTCaacactgtctcactctcactcatttgcattctatctctttctcttcctatttctcactcactcttttctgtctcttttaaTCTTTTTCACCATCTCCCTCTTTGTTTTTCTATTTTATCTTCTACTCAGAATAATTCAAAACTATGCCGTTTGTTCTTTTAGACTTTTCAGTGCAGTGTGATTTTCAAATGACTATTGGAGCCTACcctattaatataaaattattacatattttttagTATTTTAATTTAGTTAATTTGATTTGCCTGTTGGTTTAAAAGATGGGAAAGCCTTTTTTTAACAAAATCTCAATCAAATTCACAATATTAACATTAGattctttgtctgtgtgtgtgtctatgtgtgtgtgtgtgtgtgtgtgtgtctatgtgtgtgtgtgtgtgtgtgtgtgtgtgtgtgtgtgtgtgtgtgtgtgtgtctatgtgtgtgtgtgtgtgtgtgtgtgtgtgtgtgtgtgtgtgtgtgtgtgtgtgtgtgtgcatgcttcaATCGGTTGAGCAGCTATATCAAAGGCTGGTGTGGGCTAATCCTTGAGAGAGCTCGCATCCACCATCCTGGGTAATTATGTCGCACTCACTTCTATAATGGAATAATTCCACCTCCTTCATGCATCCTtccaacagcacacacacacacacacacacacatgcatgcatgcacacacacacgcacgcacacacacacacacacacacacacacacacacacacacacacacacacacgcacgcacgcacgcacacacacacacacacacacgcacgcacacacgcacgcacgcacgcaagtACGCAagtacgcacacacgcacacacgcacacacacacacacacacacacacacacacacacacacacacacacacacacacacaaaagaaagtCAAGATAAAAAACTTTGATTATTTCACACTTTCACAGATCAAACAAAAACCATGCAAAAAATGACAGATTCTCTGGTCTGCATTGCTGCccaccatttctctctctctctctctctctctctctctctctctccctctttccctcctctctctctctgtctgtcctaTTCACTTGGTCTTGTTAACTCTCCCCCCCACTTGGTCATTCTTTTTCCAGATCTCCAAACGTTGCAGTAAACCTTGTTTAAATGAACAAACCTTTGGATAAACCCTCCAGGGCATATTTCAGGTAGTTAGAGTCTTGAGTTGAAATCATTTTTTGGGATTTAAGACAATGATAATATTACGCCTGGAGAGTGATTGCTGAAATACAGCAATATATCAACAGCTTGCATGGAGGAGACAGTAACACCTCTGTGTGTTTCACCCATCCTTTCTTTATCATTCTTGTTATTCTTATTTAATttgtgtcacggtgacagctccggacccttccctgtgggcgtgtcatgacgtcgtctgcgtgctgttatgtccatgtttgtacttccgtgggtgtgggttgtttgtgagcgtgttcgtttgttacacctgtgccttgtctcgaggtcacgtgggtctgtgtaactcacttatttaatgtgcgttcgcgcagtgtcgtgtgctcgtctttgtctaagtttcatgccagtgtgagtgtcactTTGTTGTGCTTGCGCCACCGCAGTGAAGCTACGTGTTCATTGTCAAAGTAAAGTTCGTGTTTGCACCTTCTGCTACGtgtcgtgtccgttcctccgcacgtcacagaaagacgagccaaagAGAAAGAGGTATGCCTGGATACGCCACCCGGGCGCCtaaagggaagagaaagagccgtCGCCACCACGGCTCTTCTCCGGTCCGTCACCACGAAGCCCCTgtctccgagcaggagatgatgaggaacccgttgtgcgcgtacatgctctgcgcggctcgggaggCGGAGGATGCGGAGATGGCAGAACACCTACGCCAATCCGCGGTCCGCATGTGGAGGGACCAGGACCTCGCCGCTTCCCTAGAGCCCCCGCACCGGGCGGTAAGAGGCGGCAGGACCGAAACCCCGCACGCGTATTCTCCCATGCCAGTGCCCGAGAGCGCAGAGCAAGGAGAGGATAGCGCGCTACTCCCGGTCTTccccgaggaagaggagaccGAGGAGCCGTTTTGGGTGGGCATGGGCGCCttttccctcacccctcccgaggaagaggaggaagagtcctATCCCCCCTCAATGTGCTCGAAGAGCACGGTGGATTACGGGGGTGAGGAAGGCAGTCTCCCACCGTCGGAGGGCGAGACGGAGGGgacggactccgaggaggaggagtattccccgtcaATGTGCTCACGGAGCACGGTCTGCTACGGAGAGGAAGACGTCAGTGCTCCGCCATCGGAGTGCGAGGCGACAGGcgtggactccgaggaggagtattccccgtccGTATGCTCGGAGAGCACCGTTCGTTACGGGGGGGATGACGTCAGTCCCCTCCCAtccgactacggtgaggagagcgagggggagAGCCCTCCGTCTGTATGTTCGCTCCCGACGGTATACAAAGGGGGagggagcggaccggacagttCGTTCGCATCGGTGAGTGGGGATTCCTGcgaggaggagcccatggaccactcccgatgcgagacccccgctcggtccatggactggagcgtggccgaggaggaggagccggagatggacaccacccccgataccggtcCAAGAGGGGGCTGGCCTGGCAAGGGAGGGGCTTCCTACGGGAGATTCCCGGAGAGGGAGCGCCGGCAGGCCTATCGCGCAGCAAGCCCCTACGGTTCTCCCGGAGGAGGTAGTCACGGACCCGGGAGGAAGGTCGCTGTGAgacccgccggtcgcgctgcctccaagcgggctaaaagtcgcgctgcacctcgcgcgtccgccaggtgtgctgcccccaggcggtcgaccagtcgcgctgcaccccgcgCGTCCGACCGAAGCACGGCACCCAAGCGGTCGGACAGTCACGCCGCCCCTCGAGCGCCCGCCCCCAggcggtcgaccagtcgcgctgcaccccgcgCGTCCGACCGAAGCACGGCACCCAAGCGGTCGGACAGTCACGCCGCCCCTCGAGCGCCCGCCAGAGGGACTGGTCCCaagcggtcgaccagtcgcgctccacccagcgcgtccgccggccgtgcggcacctggcggtgagcgggcgcaacaggcgggaggagcaccgcctgctgcagcgtctccagccctcggagccttcgcgccgctactggcgttgcctcaggcgggaagcctggcttcggggctgaatgtgtgtgttccggtgtttctgtctgtccccttgtgtctccctaacccactgttcccttttgtgccatttgtgtttcatgttccagtgtgtgtgtttgtcagcgtgccattgtttaacgttttctcccctgtcttcccagggagggtgtgctagagctgttcgcggcggttcccgccgtcgggggtgactgctctcggaggctcacgatcccggcggctccggacctgccccgtcggtgttggttcggggcttcccagctacgcgggacgctccgggagtagcgagcccctggcggagggttctgtcacggtgacagctccggacccttccctgtgggcgtgtcatgacgtcgtctgcgtgctgttatgtccatgtttgtacttccgtgggtgtgggttgtttgtgagcgtgttcgtttgttacacctgtgccttgtctcgaggtcacgtgggtctgtgtaactcacttatttaatgtgcgttcgcgcagtgtcgtgtgctcgtctttgtctaagtttcatgccagtgtgagtgtcactTTGTTGTGCTTGCGCCACCGCAGTGAAGCTACGTGTTCATTGTCAAAGTAAAGTTCGTGTTTGCACCTTCTGCTACGtgtcgtgtccgttcctccgcacgtcacaaTTTGTAGCCAAAAGCTCATGCTTTGATGTATTGTATATTATGCAGAATTATGGGCAATTTGTTGGTCACGTCAGTGGACACTTCCATTTTTTATGCATTAATGGATTTATAATTAAATCCTGCAATTTGTGTCTCACTCTTCAACGTGCATCCAAAGAtttgcattttttttacataacaATGTGACTGGCCCCAGGTCAGTGGTCATTCATGCAGAGTGGCTCTATATCACTGAGCCTGCTGACCTCTGCTGAAAAAGAGAGCTGAGCTAATTCCTTTAGTTGTACACATTCCCTTTGACTGCAGTGGTGATCAAAGCCCTTTttcacatgtgtatgtgtttgtgtgtgcttggcTGTGTTTGTAACAATGAGGGTCAGTATCGCTCAGACTGtaacctgtctgtgtgtctgaggCCAGACCGGCTGTCACTCCTGTCATGTTCTACGCTTGTGCgcaatgttgtgtgtgttctattCCCTTCTCCAATTTACTCGTCATCATTCAAACTTGGACATTTTGACTCTGTTCTGCAGAACTGAACGAGAATGTCTTTGAGAGATTTGTCTCCTGTCAGTGCAGGCATCTCCTGAACTGTCTCTGTATGTGTTCCCCTCAGGGTCCTCGATGACTGAGGGTCCTGTCATGGCCATGAGGGGATCATCAGAGCGGAACAAATGCCCCCCGAGTCGATATAAATACCCCAGACCCACCAGTTTTTACTCTCGTCATAAACATCATCTGGGTGGTGCTTGTGAAAGGCGCGGGTTCGTTGATGAAGTGTTTTGAGCTCTGGACTGCATTTCTGGCTAAGTTAACCACGTGGACTTAAGCTACGTTCTCCCTAGCTGTTCCTCCAGTGCCGTGTCCGTCTACAGAGTACTCACGTGGGGATCACCCTGTCACAGACCCTTACTCTGGGCCAGCTAGACTGGGAATGTCATGGCAATAGTGACATGATGAAGGCAATAGTGACAATATAAGTGTCAAGTGTCAGTGGAGTCATGAAATATGGCAGAATTATAGtacataacatttattttttttatgctgCTCTGAAACACAAGTTTATTCATAAACATTAAGTTGCTATTTAAAATGAGACCTGTCACAAATAGTTTgttatttaatttcttttttgGTGGTCCATAGAGTAAACAGAGGGAGAACACAGTGCCCACTCGCTGTTGGAAGCCGGGTGTGTTCTTAGATTCAAAACGCTTTGACATGATGAAGAAGAACACACAGGAGGTCAGTGTGATGAACTCTGCGTCCTAGTGAGCCCTAGGAGTGTGCACCAGTCAATCCCGTAAATCTCAGCCTGACTTTGATTTGTTAAGTGACACATAGCTCAGAATCACATGGGCGTGGTTTAAGTGTCATCGTAAGCTACCTCGTTGGCAGGTGACACGCTTTTAAAGTTTGCTTAAAATAAAATGCTATCAGTAGACCTTTTGATGGGCCTTTGCTTTCCTGCATGGCCAGTGACCCCTGTCATGTGTTTCATGCAGCCCTGCATCACACAGTGGGGGGGGATTTCCAAAGCAGAAACGCAAACCCCACTCCATTCATTTGCTTACAACGGTCAGGTTACAGCCCACCCAGGCCCTGCCCACTCAGGCCCGCCCACATGGGACGTGCCCAACCTGAGCATTGCTTCCAGGGCTCCAGTGGAACGGCCTCACCCAGAGACGTCacaggaggaggcggagctaatGACGTCacaggaggaggcggagctaatGGAACCCATGCCGGCCACGTCTTGCATGGTTGACAGACGGATGTCAAGGATTCTGAGACTTGCAGTTAGTTGGACTTCTTCGTGTTTGAGTCCTTAGGTCATACCAACATGCTAAAATTACAAGGACAAAAGCTCAGCTCAGttctctgctcttctctctctctctctctctctctctctctctctctctctgactgtgtctctttctctctctcacacacacacacacacacacacacacacccgcaatTTGCTGAAGGACATTCAGACTTATCACCCTCTCAGCAGTCCTCTAGAGAGCCGCGCTTGAGATTGCTACAGCAGAATCTGTCTGTATCAACATACTGTATGACTGATTCCATGCTCAGTAGTGTATTCATGACCTCATTTTGCATGTCTGGATTGGGGTCAAAGGTCTTGGCACGGACCCCAGTCACCCCTGATGGGACTTCCTTCTGCGTCCATGTTGATGAGTAAGACCTGTGACGAGGAGCCTTGATTACTGTCGGGGATTGTCCTCATTTCTTCACATTTTTTTTGGCATGAGTTGATTACCCTTTGAAGGCACCTTGTGGATCTTGAGAGAGTTATCAGGGTTCCTCTGCTGAGGGGTATCTGTGTGGAGGAGGTTACGCTCTGATGTTTCTGGCCTCGTCTCACCGTGCTTATGTTGCA
Encoded here:
- the LOC143526622 gene encoding uncharacterized protein LOC143526622 — translated: MAEHLRQSAVRMWRDQDLAASLEPPHRAVRGGRTETPHAYSPMPVPESAEQGEDSALLPVFPEEEETEEPFWVGMGAFSLTPPEEEEEESYPPSMCSKSTVDYGGEEGSLPPSEGETEGTDSEEEEYSPSMCSRSTVCYGEEDVSAPPSECEATGVDSEEEYSPSVCSESTVRYGGDDVSPLPSDYGEESEGESPPSVCSLPTVYKGGGSGPDSSFASVSGDSCEEEPMDHSRCETPARSMDWSVAEEEEPEMDTTPDTGPRGGWPGKGGASYGRFPERERRQAYRAASPYGSPGGGSHGPGRKVAVRPAGRAASKRAKSRAAPRASARCAAPRRSTSRAAPRASDRSTAPKRSDSHAAPRAPAPRRSTSRAAPRASDRSTAPKRSDSHAAPRAPARGTGPKRSTSRAPPSASAGRAAPGGERAQQAGGAPPAAASPALGAFAPLLALPQAGSLASGLNVCVPVFLSVPLCLPNPLFPFVPFVFHVPVCVFVSVPLFNVFSPVFPGRVC